Genomic segment of Limnothrix sp. FACHB-406:
GATCGACCTGCGGGGTCAATCCAACCGCTTGGAGCAGGGCCGTTTGCCGATCGAGCATTTGGTTGAGTTCCGGCTCCGTGGGGTGATCCCAACCCAACAGGTGCAAGAATCCATGGGCCGCCAGCCAGGCTAACTCCGTGGTTAGGTCATGGCCCGCTTCGGTGGCTTGGCGTTGGGCCGTTTCCACGGAAATCACCACATCGCCCAGTTCGATCGCCCAGTCCCCCAATTCTGCATCGTCCACCTCTTCGAGATCGGCAAAATCCACCTCGGGCGCTTCCCACTCCAAGGCCGCAAAGGCCAGCACATCCGTGGGTCGATCGACCTGGCGAAACTCCGAATTCAGTTGATGGATTTCCCGATCGCCCGTTAACCGCAAGCTCAGTTCCAGCGGCGGCAGTTGGCCCGCCTGATCCACCTGATCCACCAAGTAGGGCATGTCCTGGGGCGATCGGGCATCTAGCTGAGCTAACCAGGTTTCAAACCAACCTTGCCAAGTGCTATCCGCGATCGCCACGGTTAGGGGACTGTAGCCCGTTGGCTCATCCTGCACACAGACGTAAATCGGTGCGTCGTCGTCCACTTCCGCCAGCTCCATTTCAAATTCGCGCATGGTTTTGGGCCTCGGGAGAGCAGATCCTAGCGGGTGAGATAAGCCAAACCCACCAACGCCCCCAACAGGACGATCGTGGTGAGGGCAAAGTGCTGGAGGGATTTGCCCCCCTTGCGCACCATGTTCCGCATGGCCAACTTCACGTAGCTGGGCGGTGGTTCCGAGGGGGAAAGGTTGGGGGGCGTTTCGGTTTCGGGAGCCATGGAAAAACTCTGGAAAAGCTTGCGGATTGCGAAGGGATTGAATCGAGTGGCGTTGCGGGTGGCCATTGGGGTCACCGCCCCGCTCGATCGTCAATGGTACAGGAGCAAGATTGGCCGCGACCGATCGACCTCCCCTAAATCCATCCCCGATCGCGCCCAAATTGCATCACCAATTGATCGCCCGCCTTCAGGGACTTCACGAGCCAATCCAATTGCAATTGGGCCTGGGCTGCCGCATCCAAGGCCCAATCAGGGCGATCGGCCCGCAACCGCGTGGTCAGGTCATAGAGGCACAGGGCCACGCTCACGGAGATGTTGAAACTTTCGCTGAAGCCAAACATCGGAATCACCGCGTAGTGATCCGCCAGTTCCAAGGCTTCTGGCGTGAGGCCCGTCAGCTCTGTGCCAAACAAAATGGCCAAGGGCCGATCGATCGGCACAGCCTGAATGGTGGTGCTGCGTTCGTGGGGCGTGGTGGCCACCAGCGTATAGCCCTTGGCTTTGAGATCTTGCAAGCAGCGGGCCGTGTTCGAGGGGGCCGGCGCGGCTTCTCGGTAGTGCCGCAGGGTTAACCAGCGATCGGCCCCAATGCTCACCCCCCGGTTCGGTGCAAACTGATTGCGCGTTTCAATCACATGCACATCTTGAATGCCGAAGCCATCGCAACTGCGCAGCACAGCACTGGCGTTGTGAGGTTGATAAAGATCCTCCAGCACCACGGTGATTTGGCGGGTGCGCTGGGCAATGACCGACTGAATGCGCCCCCAGCGATCGGGCGTGACAAAGGTGCAGAGATGATCGATCAAAGCCTGGCGATCGGTCGGGGTCAAGCGGTCAAGGTCAATGGCAGCAGCGGGCATGGGCAAGCGATCGGCAGAACCTGCCCATCATAAGGCGATCGCCCCCGGCTTCGGCCCTCGCTAAAATGAAGTCAATCTGTGCCTATCTCCCAGAGGTCGCCATCAGCATGGTTATCAGCACTGAGGTTTCCCAGGCTTCCTCCGCTCATCGGCCGGGCGATCGTCCGGATCCAGCCCTCAACCCAAGCCCCGCCGAGCACCGAGCGATCGAACAGCAGTACCCTTCCTGTGATGGACAGCCCATGGCCGAGAACACTGAGCATTTTGACTGGATTGCCAAGTTCAAAGCCAACCTAGAACTGCTGTTTGCGCAAGATCCACAGGTGTTTGTGGCCGGCGACTTGCTTTGGTACCCCGTGGAAGGCGACCCCAAACAGCGGCAAGCCCCCGACACTATGGTTGTGTTTGGGCGGCCCAAGGGCCCGCGCAGTTCCTATTTGCAATGGCGAGAAGCGGGAATTGCGCCGCAGGTGGTGGTGGAAATTCTGTCGCCGGGCAATCGGTTTGGCGAAATGCTCAAAAAATTTCAGTTTTACGATCGCTTTGGCGTTGAGGAATATTACCTCTACGACTATGGCCGCAATGAGTTAACCGTTTGGGTGCGATCGCCCGAAACCAGCCAACTGGCAGAAGTGGAGTTTGGGCAAACCTGGACCAGTCCCCGCACAGCGGTGCAATTCCACCTGAGCGCCGATCGATTGGCTTTGATTCGACCCGATGGCCGGCCATTTTTAAGT
This window contains:
- the ybeY gene encoding rRNA maturation RNase YbeY gives rise to the protein MREFEMELAEVDDDAPIYVCVQDEPTGYSPLTVAIADSTWQGWFETWLAQLDARSPQDMPYLVDQVDQAGQLPPLELSLRLTGDREIHQLNSEFRQVDRPTDVLAFAALEWEAPEVDFADLEEVDDAELGDWAIELGDVVISVETAQRQATEAGHDLTTELAWLAAHGFLHLLGWDHPTEPELNQMLDRQTALLQAVGLTPQVDLAKLLAG
- a CDS encoding DUF3285 domain-containing protein, giving the protein MAPETETPPNLSPSEPPPSYVKLAMRNMVRKGGKSLQHFALTTIVLLGALVGLAYLTR
- a CDS encoding RNA methyltransferase codes for the protein MPAAAIDLDRLTPTDRQALIDHLCTFVTPDRWGRIQSVIAQRTRQITVVLEDLYQPHNASAVLRSCDGFGIQDVHVIETRNQFAPNRGVSIGADRWLTLRHYREAAPAPSNTARCLQDLKAKGYTLVATTPHERSTTIQAVPIDRPLAILFGTELTGLTPEALELADHYAVIPMFGFSESFNISVSVALCLYDLTTRLRADRPDWALDAAAQAQLQLDWLVKSLKAGDQLVMQFGRDRGWI
- a CDS encoding Uma2 family endonuclease; its protein translation is MVISTEVSQASSAHRPGDRPDPALNPSPAEHRAIEQQYPSCDGQPMAENTEHFDWIAKFKANLELLFAQDPQVFVAGDLLWYPVEGDPKQRQAPDTMVVFGRPKGPRSSYLQWREAGIAPQVVVEILSPGNRFGEMLKKFQFYDRFGVEEYYLYDYGRNELTVWVRSPETSQLAEVEFGQTWTSPRTAVQFHLSADRLALIRPDGRPFLSFVELDQERQAAVDLASQERQRAEQERQRADRLAALLRAQGIDPDQL